Within the Opitutaceae bacterium TAV5 genome, the region GCCGATGGCACCCCGCTTGGCGACGGAGGCAATTATTTTTCCACTACCGTGGCCACGTCCCCGGGAGAGACGGCGGGCGGCGGCGGCTCCCTCGCCCGCGCCTATGACGCCAACGCGATTTCCGCTTCCGGAGCCGAGACCTTCGGCATCAGCTTCAACTTCCGGGCCGACACCACACCGGCGAATCTGCGCTACAACCTTTCCGATGCCAATACCCGCGGCGCCTATTTTGACTCCACCGCCACCTGGGTCTTGTCCGCCTACGATGGCTACTGGCATGTCGGCAATGGGTCCGCCGACAACTTCATGAGCACCGGAGTGGCCTTCTCTGCCGGCGTCACCTACAATGTTGCCATCCGACAAAATCCCGCGACCCGCAAGTGGAGCATCACGATTTCCGGTGACGCCTCCCCGGTTGCGCTCACCGACCTGAATTTCCGCACCGCGTCCTGGGCCACGGGGGGCGCAGGAGCCCCCGGCGGTCGCTGGCTGACGTTCTCCGCTTCGGAAATCGTCAGCGGCACCTCCGTTGGCGTCACCGGAACCTTCTCCGTGGATTCCATTGTCATCAGCAAATAACCGCATCGTATCGCCATGAATACTCACTCGTGCCTCCTCCCCACGCTCGCCCTCGGCCTGCTCGCCCTGACTCCGCTGTCCGTTCGCGCCATCGTCATCTCCGACGATTTTTCGTCCTACACCGCCAGCGACACCACCAACCTCTCCGGCACCTCCTCCGGCCAGTTGGGTCACAGCAACGGCTTCGGCCCCATCGGCGCCGGTTGGCTCAGGGGCTGGCGCAGCTCTTCAAACAACACCGGAGGCACCACCAGCGCCTATGTTCTGGATACCAATCCTCTGCTCGTGGGCGGAAATTACTTTTCCTACACCGTGACCACGGTGGCGGGAAACGGCGTCGCAACAAGCAGCCTTCTCCGCCCGTATGATGCCACCGGGGTCTCTGTCGGTGGCACCACGGCCTTCTCCACCCGCTTCGACTTCCGGGCCGACAGTGTCACAGGCTCCGTGCGCTTCAATCTCTCCAACTCCAATTCCCGCACTGCCAGTTACGACGGCACCGCCACCTGGGTGCTCTCCGCCTACGACGGCTACTGGTATGCGGGCAACGGGGCCGGCGACAACTTCGTCAGCACCGGCCTGGCCTTTGAGACCGGCGTCACCTACAGCATCGCCATTCACGAAAACCCCGAGACCCTGCGATGGTCGGTCTCCATTTCCGATGGCGCCACCTCGAGGACGCTCACCGACCTGAATTTTCGCACCTCGGTCTGGGCCACAGGCGGCGGGGACAGTATAGCCGACTCCCGCTGGCTGACGTTCGCCGCTGCGGAAGTGTTCAGCGGCACCTCTGTCGGTGCCTCCGCCACCTTCTCCGTGGACAACATACAGATCAGCACCGTCCCCGAACCCGCCGCCGTCGCCCTGATTTTCGGCGCGGCGATCATCGGCTTCGCCGCCCTGCGCCGTCGTTGGCAGTGAACCGCATCGCCGGGTGTCGCCCGGCCTGCCATCGTTCGCACACAACGGCCCTTCCCCTTGTTGCACGACCACGGCACGTTCGCGGCGAATCATCCAACAAACGATGTCCAACGCCACCTCCTCCCAACCCGCCATCAAATTCTCCGCCGAGCACGTCGCCTGGCAGGCCGCCGACCCGGTCGCCGTCGCCGCCTGGTACGTCAAGCATCTCGGCTTCGAAATCGTGCGCCAGGGCCCCGCGCCCGTGCACATGCACTTCATCGCCGACGCCACACGTCGTCTCGTCATCGAGATCTACAACAACCCCAAAGCCAGCGTTCCCGACTACCGTACTTACGACCCGCTCCATCTCCACGTCGCCTTCGCCGTGGAAAATCCCGCCGCCGCCCGCGACTATCTCCTCGCCAACGGCGCCACCCTCGCCGCCGATCTCGAAAACCTCCCCAACGGCGACCAGATCATCATGCTCCGCGATCCCTGGGGTTTCGCCGTGCAAGTCCTCAAGCGCGCCAAGCCGATGCTCTGACAGCGCGCGGACCCCGTGCCTGTCCGTTCCGCTTGCACACGACGGGGACGCGACCGGACAGGGTGGAAACCGCTAATCTTCGCTGATCTGCGCCAATCCTGATCCCCGATCCTCGCGCTTGGCGGCACGCCCTGAAAACCGCCTCTTCCCCGACGGTCGCTGTATCCGGATTCAGAAGATTGGAAACCGCTAAAGAACGCTGAAAAACGCTAAAATCGAACCGGGAGAGACCGACTAACCGGGCTGCCTTTTTAACCACGGATTCCCTGGGGCAACTGCGCCGCAACCGAAGTTTTCCGGGATCGGATTAGCGAAGATCAGCGCAGATTAGCGGTCTCCCCTCCCCCGGACCTTCAGTCTTTCAGCTTTTCAGTTTTTCCATTTCAACCTTTCTTTCGGCATATGTCCGCCGCCGAAATCAAGGCCACTGTGGAGGCAGCCCGTCGTTTCATGCGGCGTGCCCATCTGTTCGACACGCCGGCGCCCGATGTCGCCACCGCTCTCGCGCATCACGGTTACATCCAGATCGACCCCATCAACGTCTGCGGACGCATGCACGATCTCATCCTGCGCAATCGCGTGGCCGGTTACCGGGAAGGTGACCTGATGCGCCACTTGCACGGCGAGGAAGGCAACCCGCAAGACGCGACCACGCGCATGGCATTCGAGCACCACCTGCCCTCCAGCCACATTCTCGTGGCATTCCCGCAAGACGCCTGGCCGCACCTGCTCGGGACCATGGAGGCCCGCACTCGCCAGTCCGGCGCGTGGTCCGGCCGGCTCACACCCCGTGAAAAGGAATTTGCTCCCCGGCTGCTGGAGGAACTCGCCTCCCGCGGACCGCTCTCCTCCGAAGATTTGCACGATGGTCGCCGGACCACACGCGGATGGGGAGCCAGCACACTCGCCAAATCCACACTCCAGAAACTCTTCTTCCATGGTCGCGTGCTCATCGCCGCCCGTCGTGCCCAGCGGCGTTATTATGCGCTGCCGGAGCGTGTGCTGCCTGCCGCCACGCTCGCCCGGCCCCGCCCTGATCCGGAGGAAACGGCCCGCTGGCTCGTGCTCGCCCGCCTGCGCCAGCACCGGCTCGTGCTCCTCAAAAAGACGGAGCTGCCTCTGGTCGAGGATCGGGTGCAGGCGGTCGCCGTCGAAAACGGCCTTCGTCTTCACTGCCTCCGCGAGGATGCCGGCGTGTTTTCCCTTCCGCCGGCTCCCGCCGTCGGTCTCCGGGAGACTGCCACCACTTCCATCCGGCTGCTCGCGCCGCTCGACCCGCTGATTTATGACCGGCGCCTCACGGCCCGGTTGTGGGATTTCAACTACACCTGGGAGGTTTACACGCCTGCGCCCAGGCGCGTGCGCGGGTATTACGCGCTTCCCGTCCTGTCCGGCCACGACTTTGTCGGCCACGTGGACCCGAAAGCCGACCGGTCCGCCGGCCGGCTCCTCGTCATGGGCCGCTCCGTGCGCCGGGGTCATGCCGCCGGCGACGCGGTGAAGGAACTGGCGCGTTTCCTCGGAATGCGCCAGGTTGCATCTCTCCCTGCCCGCGAGGGCAGTGGATCAAAAAAATGAAAATCCCGTCAATCCGCGCTAAAGACACGGCGTGCGGGATTTGTTTTAATCACCTGCAGGCATTGGCAAGACATTCCCGCCCGTCCCGCTTCCCCGTTCCATTTATTCCGCACTCCGCATTCCACATCCCGCATTATGAAAGCCGCTTACTACGAAGGTAACAAAACATTCCGCGTCGCCGATGCTCCCGCCATTCCGCCGGCCCCCGGAGAAGTCCGCCTCAAGGTCGCCTACGTCGGCATCTGCGGCACCGACGTCCACATCTATCACGGGCACATGGACCAGCGCGTCAAAATACCTCAAATCATCGGTCACGAGATGTCCGGCACCATCGCCGAGGTCGGCCCCGGCGTCACCGGCTTCGCCGTCGGCGATTCTGTTGTTGTCCGCCCGCTCGACAATCGCGCCGAAACGCCCGCCGACCGCGGCAACAGCCACATCTGCCGCAACCTGAAATTCATCGGCATCGACTCGCCCGGCGGTTTCCAGACGTACTGGAATGTTCCCGCTTTCGCCGTCCACAAGGCTCCGCCTGCGACCGATCTCAAGCTCGCCGCGCTGGCCGAACCGCTCGCCGTCGCCTGCCACGACGTGCGTCTCGGCGGCGTCAAGCCCGGCGAACTCGCCGTCGTCATCGGCGGCGGCCCCATCGGCATCCTCGTGGCGCTCGTCGCCCGCGCCGCCGGTGCGCAGGTCATCATCAGCGAAGTCAACGAACTCCGGCTCGCCTTCGCCCGCTCGCTCGGCTTCGAGGCGCACAGCCCGCTCGCGACCGACCTGCCCGCGCTTTGCCGCGAGAAAAGCGGCGACGCCGGGGCCGACATCGTTTTTGAAGTGTCCGGCGCGAAATCCGCCGCCGCCACCATGACCGACCTCCTCGCCATCCGCGGCCGCATCGTCGTCGTGGCGATCTACCCCAAACCGGTTGAAATCAACCTCCACCAGTTTTTCTGGAAGGAACTGAAACTCATCGGCGCCCGGGTGTATGAACGTGAGGACTACGAAAAAGCCCTCGCCCTGATCGCCAGCCGCGAGCTCCCGCTCGAAAAACTCGTCACCCGCGTCGAACCGCTCACCCGCATCCAGGCGGCCTTCGACAACCTCGGCAGCACGCCCGATGCGATGAAAATCCTCATCGACTGCCAGGCGTAAATCTGGCGGCATTGTTCCCTTCCGGACAACGATCAGGTCGAACCAACCTGGTCGGATCCGGCCGGTCTTTCATCACCGTGAAACGCCGTCTGCCTGCCGTCGTCCGCACCATCACGCCCATGTCAGTCTTCACCCCTTTCGCGCTTCCCGTGCCGCCCGTCATCCCCGACCGGCGGGTGGACATCCGGGATCACGGCGCACACCCCGGCGGCGCCCTCCTCAACACCCGTGCCATCGCTGATGCCATCCAGGCCTGCGCCCGCCAGGGCGGCGGCCGGGTCGTCGTTCCCTCCGGCATCTGGCTCACCGGCGCCATCCACTTCCGCAGCCGCATCGACCTCCACCTCGAAGCCGGAGCCGAGCTTCGTTTCAGCCAGAATCCCGACGATTACCTGCCCCCCGTGCTTTCCCAGCGCGGCGGCGTCATGATCTACAACTACTCGCCCTTTCTCTACGCCCACCGTTGCGAGGATATCAGCATCACCGGCGCGGGCCTGCTCAACGGGCAGGGACAAAGCTGGTGGCCCTGGAAGCACTCCCAGCCCGGCATGTCCAGCATCCAGGGCCCCGACAACTTCGCCGCCCTGCGCACTCCTCTGGAAGAGCGGGTGTTCGGTACGCGGGAGGCCGGGGTGCGCCCCGTCTTCTGCCAGCCCATCGAATGCAAACGGGTGCTCATCGAAGGTGTCACCTTCCGCGACAGCCCCTCCTGGACACTCCAGCCCGTCTGGTGCGCCGATCTCACCCTCCGCCACTCCACCATCCTCAACCCGCCCTCGCCCTTTTCCCACAACACCGACGGCATCGACCCCGATGCCTGCCGCAACGTCCTCATCGAACACTGCGTCGTCGATACCGGGGACGACGCCATCTGCATCAAGGCCGGGCGCGACGAAGACGCCTGGGAGGCCGGCATCCCCTGCGAAAACATCCTCATCCGCCACTGCGAAATCCGCTCCGGCCACGGCGGCATCACCATCGGCAGCGAAATGTCTGCGGGCGTGCGCAACCTGCACGCCCACGACTGCACCTGCGATGGCACCGACACCGCCATCCGCATAAAAACCAAACCCGGGCGCGGCGGCTTCATCAAAGACATCCTCATCGAGAACATCACGGCCCGCCGCATCCGCCACGCGGCGGTGGAACTCACCTTCCACTACGGCGACACGCTCGAAAAACCGCCCGATCCCAAAAATCTCAAGCACGTGCCCGCGGTGGAAAACATCCTCATCCGCAACGTGCGCTGCGACTCGGCGCGGGAGGCTCTGCACCTGCGCGGCCTGCCCGGTCATCCGCTGAAAAACGTCACCCTCCAAAACCTGGAAATCCACGCCTTCCAAAACCCGCTCCGGGAGGCGATGGAAACCCTGCGCGAGGAACGGGTGATCCTCCATCCGCTCGCCTCGCCCGACATCCTCCGCCACCCGCCCCAAATCCCCGCCGCCGTAGCCACCGCCCGCCGCGTCGCCGACATCATCGAAGCGCCCGAAATCCTCTTCCCGCCGGAAAAGCGTCCCATGGCCCGCCGCCGGGTCATCCCCGTGGCCCCGGCCGAAACAGGCCCCGCCCGCCTGCGCTGGAAACCGGCCCCCGGCGTCGGCACTGTCCGCCCCATGAGCCTGCGCATCGTCGCCGCCGTGGACGAACGCGTTCCCCATCAGGTTGACGTCGCCAATGCCGCCACCGGCGAGCACTACGGCGCCATCGACGTGCTCTACGCCTGCCCCGGCCAGGTTTTTGAACTCGCCCTCACCACGGAACAGACCGCCGCCGCCCTCCGCGACGGTCTCTCTCTCAGCGCGAAGAACGGAGCGTCCCCTCTCTGGATTGTCGCCCCCGGCCCCAACGCGCCTGATGCCGTCCTGCCCCAGCTCTACGCCGACAACGCCCCGCCCACCCTCGAAAACTTCCTCGCCCTCTTCTGTTCCGCCGCCTCCCTGCAGCCTTGCGACTGGATGGAAATCTGCGTCCTCGACGGCCTGTTCGACTGGGCCATGAAAGGCCGCAAGGACGCGCAGCAGACCGTCTTCGACCACCTCGACACCTTCCTTCACCCCGGGACCGGCCAGCGCGAGAACATCCGAAGCCACCCCTGCGACGACGAAGCCGGCGGCCCCGAGTCCACCGGCCCTTTCGCCATCCTTGCCGCCCTCGCTCCCGGACACCCCGCCCTGCGTTTCGCCGATGAAGGTTTCGAAAAACACCTCCGCCCCGGGACCGGAACCATCGGGCTGAATACCATTGTCACGGAAAGTAACTACAATATCGCCTACCCCATGATGATGATGGCGACCGAGGCCGGACGCGCGGACTTGCGCGAACGTGCCCTCCGCCAGCTCGAGGTCGCCCGTGAACGGCTCACCGCGCCCGACGACCTTTACCTCCGGCACTTTTTCGATACCGGCGAAAAAACCTTCCGCAACTGGAGTCGCGGCGTCGCGTGGTATTACCTCGGCCTCGTCCGCACCCTCGCCCTGCTTCCGCCAAAAGAACGTCCCGCATCGCTCGTCGCTGAAGCCGGACGCGTCGCCGCCTGGGTCACCCGGCATCAACTGCCCGACGGACTCTGGCCCTGCTTCCTCAAGGAAAACGATCTTCTCCCCGACTCCTCCGGCAGCGCCGGCATTGCCGCCGCCCTCGCCCTCGGTGTCCGGCACGGCATGGTCGATGCCTCTCTCCTTCCCGCCGCCGCCAAAGCCTTCGACGGCCTGATGACCTTCATGACGCATGACGGCTGGCTTCGCGGCACCGCGCAGAGCAACAAAAGGGAAACGCACCACATGGACATCCAGCGCTCCACTTTCCGCGTCATCGCCCCCTGGGGCATGGGCCTTTTCGCGCAGCTCGCCGCCGCCCTCGACCATTGAGTATCCAATCCGCCACTCTCCCGGCTCTCCATCCATGAAAAAAATCCTGTTCGCCTGCACCATCGAAGATCCCTCCGCCCGCGCGCGTATTGAAAAAGTCACCACGCTCGTCGAGGCACCCGAAGCCGGCACTCCGGAAAAAATCCTCGCCGCCGCCGTCCGCGAGCACGCCGAGGCGATCATCGTGCCCTTCACCGCGCAGCACCTCATCACCCGCGAAGTGATCGACGGCCTGCCCGGCCTCAAACTCATCGGCAGCACCTACGGAGGAGTCCGCCAGAACATCGACGAACTCCACGCGCTCGCCAAGGGCCTGTGCGTCATCCACACCGGGCCCACGCGGGTGCGTCCGATGGCCGAGTATACGCTGGCGCTCGCTCTCACCGCCCTCACCCGGATTGCCAACTACCATCACTGCATGCGCAGCGGCGAAGTCTGGCCGCGCATGAAATTTGGCCGCACCCGCATCCTTCACAACCGCAAGGTGGGCGTCATCGGCTTCGGCTGGATCGGCAAAGGCATCGCGGAGCTTTTTCGCCAGTTCAGCGATCACGTCGTGGTCCATTCCGAACACTCCACCGAGGCCGCGCTGCGCGAGCAGGGATTCCGCAAGGCGGCTTCGCTGCTCTCGCTGTTTGCCGAATGCGAAGTCATCATCCTCGCTGGCGGGCACAACCCCAGGACGCATCACATGATCCGCCGCGAACACTTCGAGGCAATGGCCGACGAGGCCCTTTTTATCAACATCGCCCGCGGCAAGATGGTGCGCCAGGAGGACATGATCGCCGTGGTGGAAAAGAAAAACATCCTGCTCGCCCTCGACGTTTTCGAGGAGGAGCCGCTGGAGGCCGACAGTCCGCTGCGACGCAACGACCGGGTTCTCCTCGCGCCGCATCGCGCCAACGCTCCGCGCGAGTTCGAACAACGCTGGCAGTTTCTCGCCGACGAACTGGAGCGGTTCGCCCGCGGCGAACGCCCGCTCACCGCGCTCAACGTGGACCGCGCCAAGGTCATGAGCGAATCCTGATGCC harbors:
- a CDS encoding 50S ribosomal protein L14, giving the protein MSNATSSQPAIKFSAEHVAWQAADPVAVAAWYVKHLGFEIVRQGPAPVHMHFIADATRRLVIEIYNNPKASVPDYRTYDPLHLHVAFAVENPAAARDYLLANGATLAADLENLPNGDQIIMLRDPWGFAVQVLKRAKPML
- a CDS encoding molecular chaperone GroES gives rise to the protein MKAAYYEGNKTFRVADAPAIPPAPGEVRLKVAYVGICGTDVHIYHGHMDQRVKIPQIIGHEMSGTIAEVGPGVTGFAVGDSVVVRPLDNRAETPADRGNSHICRNLKFIGIDSPGGFQTYWNVPAFAVHKAPPATDLKLAALAEPLAVACHDVRLGGVKPGELAVVIGGGPIGILVALVARAAGAQVIISEVNELRLAFARSLGFEAHSPLATDLPALCREKSGDAGADIVFEVSGAKSAAATMTDLLAIRGRIVVVAIYPKPVEINLHQFFWKELKLIGARVYEREDYEKALALIASRELPLEKLVTRVEPLTRIQAAFDNLGSTPDAMKILIDCQA
- a CDS encoding glycoside hydrolase translates to MKRRLPAVVRTITPMSVFTPFALPVPPVIPDRRVDIRDHGAHPGGALLNTRAIADAIQACARQGGGRVVVPSGIWLTGAIHFRSRIDLHLEAGAELRFSQNPDDYLPPVLSQRGGVMIYNYSPFLYAHRCEDISITGAGLLNGQGQSWWPWKHSQPGMSSIQGPDNFAALRTPLEERVFGTREAGVRPVFCQPIECKRVLIEGVTFRDSPSWTLQPVWCADLTLRHSTILNPPSPFSHNTDGIDPDACRNVLIEHCVVDTGDDAICIKAGRDEDAWEAGIPCENILIRHCEIRSGHGGITIGSEMSAGVRNLHAHDCTCDGTDTAIRIKTKPGRGGFIKDILIENITARRIRHAAVELTFHYGDTLEKPPDPKNLKHVPAVENILIRNVRCDSAREALHLRGLPGHPLKNVTLQNLEIHAFQNPLREAMETLREERVILHPLASPDILRHPPQIPAAVATARRVADIIEAPEILFPPEKRPMARRRVIPVAPAETGPARLRWKPAPGVGTVRPMSLRIVAAVDERVPHQVDVANAATGEHYGAIDVLYACPGQVFELALTTEQTAAALRDGLSLSAKNGASPLWIVAPGPNAPDAVLPQLYADNAPPTLENFLALFCSAASLQPCDWMEICVLDGLFDWAMKGRKDAQQTVFDHLDTFLHPGTGQRENIRSHPCDDEAGGPESTGPFAILAALAPGHPALRFADEGFEKHLRPGTGTIGLNTIVTESNYNIAYPMMMMATEAGRADLRERALRQLEVARERLTAPDDLYLRHFFDTGEKTFRNWSRGVAWYYLGLVRTLALLPPKERPASLVAEAGRVAAWVTRHQLPDGLWPCFLKENDLLPDSSGSAGIAAALALGVRHGMVDASLLPAAAKAFDGLMTFMTHDGWLRGTAQSNKRETHHMDIQRSTFRVIAPWGMGLFAQLAAALDH
- a CDS encoding glyoxylate reductase; protein product: MKKILFACTIEDPSARARIEKVTTLVEAPEAGTPEKILAAAVREHAEAIIVPFTAQHLITREVIDGLPGLKLIGSTYGGVRQNIDELHALAKGLCVIHTGPTRVRPMAEYTLALALTALTRIANYHHCMRSGEVWPRMKFGRTRILHNRKVGVIGFGWIGKGIAELFRQFSDHVVVHSEHSTEAALREQGFRKAASLLSLFAECEVIILAGGHNPRTHHMIRREHFEAMADEALFINIARGKMVRQEDMIAVVEKKNILLALDVFEEEPLEADSPLRRNDRVLLAPHRANAPREFEQRWQFLADELERFARGERPLTALNVDRAKVMSES